The Mesorhizobium loti genome includes a region encoding these proteins:
- a CDS encoding HAD family hydrolase, with the protein MPQPDLVIFDCDGVLVDSEIIAARVEAELLTLAGYEISAEEISETYAGLTFKDIMMRVEEKSSIPFQASLIDRAEDLVDRKLRSDVRAIDGVREAVAAVTVPRCVCSNSRSERIEFMLEKVHLLPFFAGRIFSALEIPSKKTKPAPDVFLFAAETLNANPANTFVIEDSVHGIHGARAAGMRVIGFTGAAHSYPGHADALTEAGAETVIRRWAELKSVIAALSEWSDA; encoded by the coding sequence ATGCCCCAGCCAGACCTTGTCATCTTCGATTGCGACGGCGTGCTCGTCGATTCCGAAATCATCGCCGCCCGCGTCGAGGCAGAACTGCTGACCCTGGCCGGGTACGAAATATCGGCTGAAGAGATTTCCGAGACCTATGCCGGACTGACCTTCAAGGACATCATGATGCGGGTCGAGGAGAAATCCAGCATTCCGTTCCAGGCCTCGCTGATCGACCGCGCCGAGGACCTGGTCGACCGCAAACTGCGCAGCGACGTGCGCGCCATCGACGGTGTGCGCGAGGCGGTCGCCGCGGTCACGGTGCCGCGCTGCGTCTGCTCGAATTCACGCTCCGAGCGGATCGAATTCATGCTGGAGAAGGTGCACCTGCTGCCGTTTTTCGCCGGCCGGATCTTTTCGGCGCTGGAAATACCAAGCAAGAAGACCAAGCCGGCGCCCGACGTGTTCCTGTTCGCGGCGGAGACACTCAATGCCAACCCGGCAAACACGTTCGTCATCGAGGATTCCGTGCACGGTATCCACGGCGCCAGGGCGGCGGGCATGCGCGTGATCGGTTTCACCGGCGCTGCCCACAGCTATCCCGGCCATGCCGACGCGCTCACCGAGGCCGGCGCCGAAACGGTGATCCGCCGCTGGGCGGAGCTGAAAAGCGTGATCGCTGCGCTGTCGGAGTGGTCGGACGCCTGA
- a CDS encoding site-specific DNA-methyltransferase produces the protein MSAVRLLDELSHAPQQSEWLDTILKGDCVAALDRLPEKSIDVIFADPPYNLQLDGDLHRPDQSKVDAVDDDWDQFESFEAYDAFTRAWLLAARRVLKPNGTIWVIGSYHNIFRVGAKMQDLGFWILNDVVWRKTNPMPNFRGRRFQNAHETMIWATRDQKGKGYTFNYEAMKASNDDIQMRSDWLFPICTGGERLKNDNGDKLHPTQKPEALLARIMMASTKPGDIVLDPFFGSGTTGAVAKRLGRHFVGIEREQAYIDAANERIDAVQPLDGADLTVLTGKRAEPRVAFVSLIDTGLVMPGATLYDAKKRWAAKVRADGTVAIGDSAGSIHKIGAEVQGLDACNGWTFWHYERSGGLTPIDELRRIARLGMERAGA, from the coding sequence ATGTCTGCCGTGCGTCTTCTCGACGAGCTATCCCACGCTCCCCAGCAATCCGAATGGCTGGACACGATCCTCAAGGGCGACTGCGTCGCCGCGCTCGACCGGCTGCCCGAAAAGTCGATCGACGTCATCTTCGCCGATCCGCCATACAATCTGCAGCTCGACGGCGACCTGCACCGGCCCGATCAGTCCAAGGTCGACGCCGTCGACGACGACTGGGATCAGTTCGAGAGCTTCGAGGCCTATGACGCCTTCACCCGTGCCTGGCTTCTGGCGGCGCGCCGGGTGTTGAAGCCCAATGGCACCATCTGGGTCATCGGCTCCTATCACAACATCTTCCGGGTCGGCGCCAAGATGCAGGATCTCGGCTTCTGGATCCTCAACGACGTCGTCTGGCGCAAGACCAATCCGATGCCGAATTTCCGCGGCCGCCGCTTCCAGAACGCGCATGAGACGATGATCTGGGCTACGCGCGACCAGAAGGGCAAGGGCTATACCTTCAACTACGAAGCGATGAAGGCGTCCAACGACGACATCCAGATGCGCTCCGACTGGCTGTTTCCGATCTGCACCGGCGGCGAGCGGCTCAAGAACGACAATGGCGACAAGCTGCATCCGACGCAGAAGCCGGAAGCACTGCTTGCCCGCATCATGATGGCCTCGACCAAACCGGGCGACATCGTGCTCGATCCCTTCTTCGGCTCTGGCACCACCGGCGCGGTGGCCAAACGCCTCGGCCGCCATTTTGTCGGCATCGAGCGCGAGCAGGCCTATATCGACGCCGCCAACGAGCGCATCGACGCGGTGCAGCCGTTGGATGGTGCGGATCTCACCGTGCTGACCGGCAAGCGCGCCGAGCCGCGCGTTGCCTTCGTCAGCCTGATCGACACCGGCCTGGTGATGCCCGGCGCCACGCTCTACGACGCCAAGAAGCGCTGGGCGGCCAAGGTGCGCGCCGACGGGACCGTGGCGATCGGCGACAGCGCCGGCTCGATCCACAAGATCGGCGCCGAAGTGCAGGGGCTGGATGCCTGCAACGGCTGGACCTTCTGGCATTATGAGCGCAGCGGCGGCCTGACCCCGATCGACGAGCTTCGCCGCATTGCACGGCTTGGCATGGAGCGGGCAGGGGCCTGA
- a CDS encoding threonine synthase, which translates to MQYVSTRGEAPILGFSDAVLAGLARDGGLYVPREWPQFSPAEIRAMRGLAYPDLAIRVLSPFLGGEIPAPVFERLVREAYATFRHEAVCPLVQTGPNTFILELFHGPTLAFKDVAMQLLARLMDHVLTERDQHATIVGATSGDTGGAAIDAFAGRNRTDIFILFPHGRVSPVQQRQMTTSTAENVHALAIEGNFDDCQGLLKDMFNDHGFRDRVALSGVNSINWARIMAQIVYYFSSALSLGAPDRPVSFTVPTGNFGDIFAGYAAKKMGLPIERLVIATNDNDILARTFATGEYRTKGVFATTSPSMDIQVSSNFERLLFEASGRDAATVRRYMDSLKQSGAFTIETQQIAGMRSEFDAGRADMDEVAATIRSTLAASNYLLDPHTAAAVHVAAGKASGAVPMVVLGTAHPAKFPAAVEAASGVSPALPAWLGGLMTLEEKYTVLPSDLKMVEDYVGRRARAAR; encoded by the coding sequence ATGCAATATGTGAGTACCCGCGGGGAAGCCCCCATTCTTGGATTTTCCGACGCCGTGCTGGCTGGGCTGGCGCGCGACGGCGGGCTCTATGTGCCGCGCGAGTGGCCGCAGTTTTCCCCGGCCGAGATCCGCGCCATGCGCGGCCTTGCCTATCCCGATCTTGCCATCCGCGTGCTGTCGCCGTTCCTTGGCGGCGAAATCCCGGCGCCCGTCTTTGAACGGCTGGTGCGAGAAGCCTATGCCACCTTCCGCCACGAGGCCGTCTGCCCGCTGGTGCAGACCGGCCCCAACACCTTCATCCTGGAACTCTTCCACGGGCCGACGCTCGCCTTCAAGGACGTGGCGATGCAGCTTCTCGCCCGGTTGATGGACCATGTGCTTACCGAACGTGATCAGCACGCCACCATCGTCGGCGCCACCTCGGGCGACACCGGCGGGGCGGCAATCGATGCCTTTGCAGGGCGCAACCGCACCGACATCTTCATCCTTTTCCCGCACGGCCGTGTCTCGCCGGTGCAGCAGCGGCAGATGACGACATCGACGGCTGAAAACGTCCATGCGCTGGCGATCGAAGGCAATTTCGACGATTGCCAAGGCCTGCTCAAGGACATGTTCAACGATCACGGCTTTCGCGACCGGGTTGCGCTTTCGGGCGTCAATTCGATCAATTGGGCCCGCATCATGGCTCAGATCGTCTATTATTTCTCCTCGGCCCTGTCGCTCGGCGCGCCGGACAGGCCGGTCTCCTTCACCGTGCCGACCGGCAATTTCGGCGATATCTTCGCCGGCTACGCGGCCAAGAAGATGGGCCTGCCGATCGAACGGCTGGTCATCGCCACCAACGACAACGACATCCTGGCGCGGACCTTCGCGACCGGCGAATACCGCACCAAGGGCGTCTTTGCGACCACGTCGCCGTCGATGGACATCCAGGTGTCGTCCAATTTCGAACGCTTGCTGTTCGAGGCCTCCGGCCGAGACGCCGCGACCGTGCGACGCTACATGGACAGCCTGAAGCAGTCCGGCGCTTTCACCATCGAAACCCAGCAAATCGCAGGGATGCGGTCCGAATTCGATGCCGGCCGGGCTGATATGGACGAGGTCGCCGCCACCATCCGCTCGACGCTCGCGGCCAGCAACTATCTGCTCGATCCGCACACAGCCGCAGCCGTACATGTCGCGGCGGGCAAGGCGTCAGGCGCGGTGCCGATGGTGGTGTTGGGCACCGCCCACCCGGCAAAATTCCCGGCCGCCGTCGAAGCCGCCAGCGGCGTCTCGCCCGCACTGCCCGCATGGCTAGGTGGGTTGATGACATTGGAGGAAAAATACACGGTACTTCCATCCGACCTGAAAATGGTGGAAGATTACGTCGGCCGCCGCGCGCGGGCGGCGCGTTAG
- a CDS encoding HAD family phosphatase: MTEIRHIVFDIGRVLIHYDPNIPFSRLIPDAEERKWFFDNVCTHDWNIEQDRGRTWEEAEALLIADHPEHAENIRGFRRHWHEMVPHAYDDSVAIMVGLIESGHDVTMLTNFASDTLAEARERFDFLERPRGVTISGEIGLIKPDRGIYDHHVAAFGLEPAATLFIDDSQKNVDGAKAAGWQSVLFTDAKALQADLERLGIKA; encoded by the coding sequence ATGACTGAAATACGCCACATCGTTTTCGACATCGGCCGCGTGCTGATCCACTACGATCCGAACATTCCGTTCAGCCGCCTCATTCCGGATGCCGAAGAGAGAAAGTGGTTCTTCGACAATGTCTGCACGCATGACTGGAACATCGAGCAGGATCGCGGCCGGACCTGGGAAGAGGCCGAGGCGCTGCTGATAGCGGACCATCCCGAACACGCGGAAAACATCCGCGGTTTCCGCCGCCACTGGCACGAGATGGTGCCGCATGCCTATGACGACAGCGTCGCCATCATGGTCGGCCTGATCGAGAGCGGCCACGACGTGACCATGCTGACCAATTTTGCCAGCGACACGCTGGCCGAGGCGCGCGAGCGCTTCGATTTTCTCGAACGGCCGCGTGGCGTCACCATTTCCGGCGAGATCGGCCTGATCAAGCCGGATCGCGGCATTTACGACCATCACGTCGCCGCCTTCGGCCTCGAACCGGCGGCGACGCTGTTCATCGATGACAGCCAGAAGAATGTCGACGGCGCCAAGGCGGCGGGCTGGCAGTCGGTGCTGTTCACCGACGCGAAGGCGCTTCAAGCAGACCTTGAACGTCTCGGAATCAAGGCGTGA